The segment tgcgatttaaaaaaaaatgaaccaaaGTTCAATGAGAAAAACGTTCCCTTGagatattttgtaataataaccaatgagaaaaattctataataattttcttgttcaTCGTGTCACATTGATCAATGGCGCAGTTGttagatattatttttttttctcaaaagttGTCGCACACTAAAAAGGTGTTGTGAccatgaaaaatgaaacaacgACTTACCCTTGAATGATAAGTTATTTTTGTAGACGTTTGAGCGAGATGTTTTGACCGAGCAATTTCtcatttgctaaaaaatcataaaaatatgagaacggaaattcggaaaaaaaaatttcctttcaaaacgtgttttattattatttttcttggaCTTTGTATGAAATTGAAATCTAATGTGAACGAATTTCAATCGACAATAAAAAACGTCAAGGTCTcatctgtttaatttttttcgcactaaattattcttttgtgttttttttttgttcgtttcagaaacatgaaaaaattttgcggTGACAGAGAAAATGGACAAAGCGTCATAACATTTTTATGTCAATGGTTACgtcctatttaatttttaaagagctgTGAGTGTTTCATTTAGGTACTTGATGAATTTTGACacaacaagaagaaaattttgaaatctcTTTGTGACTGAAAAGTAAGTTCacaaaggttaaaaatttaaaactaaaagttttgttgtgaaaaatgaatattttcttaaaaggtTTAGAATGATCCTTtaggagttaaattaaatacctaGAGATAAATTGATCAACTTCAGTTGAAACTTCACAGGCTtgtatgatttaaatcaaaatcaagaaatcaaaaaaatgatctgATTCTTTTTAGTGACAAATCAAATCATGATTTTGATTGTCAaatctttgatttaaatcatacaAGCCTGAAACTTCAAGaggttaaattatttatttatcgtatgatattttttttttggaaatgaaATATACATTATACTGATTGAGCTATGTTTGATAGACAGTTTATCGCATCTTGGTTGAGTTCATGCATTTTTCGCAAATCTCCATTGAATTTTGTAATCGTACAATCTTGTAAAATGTGACTCATAGTTTGCATTGATCCACATTCACAATTTTGCGAGTCCCTTTGTGACCATTTATGCAAGAAGTAATTACACCTTCCGCAGTCAGTACGGAATCGATTTGCTTTCACCCATATCTTTCTTGGAAGGTCAAATCCACTAATTGGTCTCGTACAGTCGTCAATTAACCAACGCCTTTACAGAAATTGGCTTCAAtccatttctaaaattttcagaatctCAGCTACGGttcttttttgtcttcttaaaaatattctaattttaattcaaatttgcaAATGACGATATGTGACTGAATTTGTTGcttaaaagcaaatatttgatcTTCAACTTCAtcgattgttaaaatttcgtcAATGTTCAGATTTGTGTCGTTGAAACTCGTCAATATTCTCGACAAGAAACcatttttgcttttgaaaCTCAAACCAAGAAAAGCATTTTTGACTCCAATCGTGCTCAAAATTTACTGAGATCTTTTAGAAACTCTTTGGAACCTTCTGGGAGAGCTGAGTGAATTCTAAATGTACCTGTTTGAGATgacagattaaaaattaagagtatcaatttactgaaaaaacttacctggTCCAATATTGATCGCTCTTTAAATCGAAGAATCTCTTCTCAGTTGTCTAGTTGATTTACATCAAGGCAtctgaaactttttaaaatattatttgaagaaatttaacttACATTTTCATGCTTTTGAATCAACAATTTCTACttggtaattttttccattagttCCATTACCCtaactttttcttctctttttgtgTCATCGtgtcataaaaatgcattaaatctCTTTTCTCTCCGAACTTATCACACAAATTGTcacttttatgaatttaacacTCTTGAAAAGTCAATAACAATAACACTAAAGGAGGTAATGACTCGACTGTTGCCTCTTTCTCTAAATTGAGTAACAATGACATTGCACTACGATGaactgatttaatttaattttcaagtgaaatatttaattgatgtATTGGATTTTCCATTTTCAGTGAAGCGCATTCatcaatattcaattaaattcaaatatttggagTATTTCATCAATCCTTTTAACACTCTGCATCATGCATTttccaatcaaaattttcattcgacTAATTGATTCCTagaaattgcataaaaattcatatcatATCATGTTTGGGATGAAATTCGTGAATTgcagtgaaattttaatatgatggattaaaatttacaacaaaaaaatatttcaacgcACATTCAAACATgtttttgttaacaaaaatgctttagagttaaaaatagaacgagaaaaaaaacagatgTGTGCTAAACAAATTCGTTTTTCTCGCGAAAAAACACATCAATAGACACCAACACGCACagacaaaaatgtttcaaagtcACAACTAACGacttttttaatgttcaaattttagctaaaaataaaaaaaaaatctttcaaacttTTCTTGCTGTTTGTTTGTCTCTCTGTAACCTGTTCTTTGTTTGTTCGTGCATGGAAAGAAAATtgactgaaaataaataaaataacaataaattcgaaaaaaataaccgtAAAAgaacatcataaaatttatttgagacaaaaaacaaAGACTTTAACGATTTTCCTTATAAATAGCTGCAATTATTTTTGGCAATAAATATGAAcgtgaaatttgtcaaaaatcgtttctaaatctgtaaaaatgcactaaaaaagaacaaatgtcgaaataaattactttgttGTCACTTGCACTTGCAGTAAATAAAGAAACGTACGATTATTAGGAAATCGTGTAAAATCTAAGAAATCTTTATTTGTTTAGCGTCATAAATTTGTTCAGCTCTTATGAAGCGATTTGCAGTTGGCACGGGAAAATTTCTTGTGTAACGTGACACAATAAGGTTCATTGTTGTTCAGGATTCAATTGACGTAATTCCACGTAATTCAGATCAATTGATTGAAACTTTGTTCTTGTGAACAACTTTTGTATTGTGAAAAGTTTGTGATTcgcaattttattacaaaatttcttattttttgattaaaaaaaaattaaaaataaaaaaaaaatttttgattcataaaattcggaaaaaatcaataaaaaatttaaaaatttgtgaatataAAATgctgaatttttattggatGACAAAATGTTCTATcactaaaaatcaattaagttGAACGTTACACAACACTTGGAGTAACTGTCAATCATCAAGTCTCCGTTTTCCTCTAAACTTTCGCATTTtccttaaataatattaacaaatCACGAGAAAAAGGAGATGAAAAAAcagcaatttttcatttttaaattactttcgcaaattaaaggaaaagcaaagaataaaaataaaggacagaaataaaaaatgacagctgACACACacaatgaaattgataaatcacGACCTTCGAACGGAGACACATCATTAAGGGACGACGACAAGattacataataataacattttctcGTGTTTTTAATTGTGTCGCTCGAGAAGAACTCATTCCGTGTCGTCACTTCAATTATTATCTTTACGAAGGCTTGGGACAGCGACAAGTAATTAGCTTTCATTGCCCGTTAGTTCTTATGATTTAAAGAAGCATGTAACTAGGATAAAAGTGTTTTGAggaaaagtagttttttttttaatttttttgcttggtttgaattaattggattaTGATATgagcctgaaaaaaaaaatcattaaattatatttttaacttaccttaaaaaaaatccgttaagcTGAATTTCAGAAGATGATCAATTTCGATCaacgatcaaaatttttaaattaattttcacgcAATGTGTTTCTCTCTCATTATTTGAACGAAACTCTCTTGAGTAAAATTAACGCTAAAATGTGATCAACATTGCGATCTTGATACGTTAagtgaatattttcatttcctctaaaattttttcttaaataatggACATTTGCCTTAAAGTGcgttctaaaattttgccctaatgcacattttaaaaaattgtcccagtgcacattttaaaattttgtctcaatgccaattctaaaattttgatgcaatataaaatttcagatttctgtaaaaaattcacaaaatatcaaattcttaaatttttccccagtgcacattccaattttttttcgaaattgtaCCAATGCAATGcacaatctaaattttttttcaaagcttatgcaaagtttttcatatagatgaaaattaattccagTTTTGtaaatcacaaaattcacttcctctatagatttttttcctatcACAATCGCTTTTAAATATCGATACTTTTGCTTTCTTTCACATCGACTGGATCTTCTCATTGACGAGttgcaatataaaatttcagatttctgttaaaaattcacaaaatatcaaattcttaatttttttcccagtgcacattccaaattttttttttcgaaattgtcccaatgcacaatctaaatttttttttcaaagcttatgcaaagtttttcatagatgaaaatttattccagTTTTGtaaatcacaaaattcacTTCCTCTATAGTTTTTTTCCTATCACAATCGCTTTAAAATATCGACACTTTTGCTTTATTAGATCAGTCGACGCTTCACATCTTTGCACTATTGACTAACTGTGATTTCTCCTCCAAACATGGAAGTCACTCTAATTATTTTCGGAATAGCAACTGCTGTTCTAATCGCTTTTTTCCTGCCAAAATTCATCAAACGGCGCCAGTTTGTCAACACGGTCAATCGCATTCCGGGCCCCAAATCTTACCCAATTATCGGTACCATGTGGGACTTTATTGGAGCAAATCGTGAGGATATTTtcgacctcaagagaaaatattCGAAACAGTTTGACGGCATCTATCGCCTCTGGACCGTAGGCTTCGCTGACATCAAACTCGAACGCCCGGAATACATCGAGCAACTCCTCAAATCTCCCGTGAATATTGCAAAGAGCCCGTATTACGAAATGGAATTGAAAAAGTGGTTGGGAAATGGACTTTTAACGTCGTTCGGTCAAAAGTGGTTTTCACACCGAAAACTCATCTCTTCATCGTTGCATATGAGCGTGTTGGAGGGATTTATCGaggtttttgtcgaaaaaagtcAGATTATGGTGGAAAAGTTGGCGGAATTCGGAGATACGGGAAAAGTAGTTGATGTGTTTGACCACGTGCTAAATTGTGCGTTAGATATCATTTGCGGTGAGAAATGACCTTCAAATGACCTTTTCAGGCAATTGCTATAAAaaggcataattttttttgtagaaacttCAATGGGAGTTCATTTGAGCGAAGATGAAAGAATTAAATACATAACCGCTATTCAagagtaagattttttttttaatttttgaaacttaaatttaaacttaaaattttttcaatttttttaacccaaaaaattttttcaaaatttttttaaatctgaaaaaataaaaaaaaaataattttttatggaattttttaaatttttacaggaTTCTTGCTGTAAATACGCAACGATTTTTGAATCCCTTTTTGCACAACGAATGGATTTTCGCACTCACGAGTTATGGAGCCCGAAGTCGTAAAGCACTCAAAACCCTTCACGACTTCACGGACAAAGTCATTGAGGAAAGAATGGAGATGCGAAAGCAAATTTCCACAGATGAGGCAGATTTTGAACACGTTTTCGGAAAAAAACATCGCAAAGCATTTTTGGATCTCTTTTTGGACGAATTCAACAAAGgagaatttttcacaaaaaccgACGTCAAAAACGAAGTTGATGCCTTTATGTTTGCCGGACACGACACTACAGCAATTACTACTGCAAACGCTCTTTATTTTATCGGTCTGTATCCGGAAGTGCAAGAAAAACTTTACCAAGAGCAACTTGAAGTCTTTGGAAACTTTGAGGAACTTCCAACGATGAAGACTTTGAACGAACTTCAGTACATGGATCGCGTCATGAAGGAATGCATCCGTTTAATTCCCACAGTAACGCAGGTTTCGCGTCGCGTTTCCGAAGAATTTGAAGTTGCCGGTTATACAATTCCCGTGGGAGCGACTGTTTCTATTGGAATCTATGCATGCAGTCATGACGAGAGATATTTTCCGGATCCAGGtaagataaaatattgataaataaataaaaaaaattctgaaaaaaaaaatttttttttcacagaaaagtTTGATCCCGATAGATTTTTGCCggaaaacaaggaaaaacttCATCCGTTCTCGTTTATTCCTTTTAGTGCTGGCGTTCGTAACTGCATTGGACAAAAATACGCACaactcaaagaaaaaatgcttttgttgatgatgattcgCAACTTTAAATTCACGTCAGTTGATTCGCGTGAAAACATGAAATACGCTGGTGACATTCTCTCTAAGCCCATTTATGGTGTCAAGCTACTTTTGGAGAAGCGTCATTGAAGTGTCAGTATTTTTCCGCAGTATTTACGCATAAATACGAGAGTTAAAGTcaatacaatattttaatttttttaaataaatttttcggttaattcttttaaaagtaagtgaaattaagttttcaaggtcaaaagttcaagaaaattaatttaaaaaaaaaaaattcatagtgaaaatatttagcaaaaaatttttaaagcctaaatttaaaaataatcaaaattaagaaataatttttttaagaatcttAATATTTAGtctgaaaattagaaaaaaatatcttcaaaaatttgaaaaaattatttaatattgtaaGATCAAAACTTTGTAAAAACATACATATCTTGCCTGAGGTATCTGAAAACATCATGTGCACACTTTACTACTACAAGCAATCGAAATGGACTGATAtcatgaaactttttgatgaattgaggttattcaaattaaattactttagatTTTGGGATATActtgtgaatattttaaattcttctattaattttaatttatttttaaagttaattaattaaattaaattaaatgtgattaaattaaatttaattaatttaattttttttttcaatttaattcaattcattataattttttttgtttttaaattttaataaattttaaatgagctttaactaaaagctaaaaaaggaaaaaaaaaattaaattaatttaattcatttttatttattttttaattaatttaataattaatttaatttaatattttttttttacaaaattcgtgattcaaattctttaaaaaaattatttcaaacttgaaagaaaatggaaaaaatctttaaagaatttcgtatttttttcaatattttaatgacaaaaaaaattgtttgatctTACCACAATTTCATTACGAATTATTTGCATCCAAATTGcttcttatttatttcaatttcgcatattttttcgtgtctctAGAGCAAACCTgttgacataaattttctactgtttatttatttttcatcaaattatccgttttatttaaatgattttcctCGTATCGAACGCCGTAAGGAAACACGCGATACAACAAGGCATCGAACAAATACATTCTCTCCGGCGTCACATAATGAAACGTCACCGGTCGATGTGAGCAACATTCAAATCCGAGTCCAACATATTGAAACGACCTCTCGTAAAACCAAAAACTCTCATGTTGATCTGTAGTAAGATGAAATTCCGGTCGTTCAACGGCAAATCTCAAGCGACCCCGATCATCTCTCGTATCTTCCATTTGCACCCCTAAATTGCGAAAACAAATGCCCAGAGCGACATCTTCCGGCTTCAATTCGTCGGCTGGAGGACAAATTTCGGGATTCGTAAATCCATCGATGCGCAACGTACGCAAGGCGGCACGTGACATGACGTAACCCGAACCACCGGAatgataaaaaacattttcattcgGATTTTTGAGAAGACATCCGAAGACGAGGAGTTTCGTCGGGGAATGGGGCAGCAAAAAATGACGCAAGTTTTCGACAATGACGAAGGTATCGTCGTCTGCTTTGAAGAACCAGTCAAAGTTGTCGATGTAACGGTCATGAATAACACGCAAGGCATGCGTTGTCTTGGTCCATAAATATTCATAGCCCTCCGTGATATTCAGCGGCAACACTTCGGCGTCTTCTACGGTGCCTGCGACGACGTCATTTTCCACCTGGGTGGTCACATATATCGTCTTGTCACAGCGTTTGCCCCACGTGCGTTGGATATGAATTGCCTTTTCACGGAAATTTTTCGGGTATGTCTCAATCCAACACAGAACTTTTACCTCCTTCGTGGCGTAATCAGCGGCACGTGTGTCAAGCAGGACATTCGACTGTAATTTGATGCTACTGTAACTGATaagaaaacgaaatttatgtaTGAATTGAAcctaattgaagatttttttattgtatttgacgacgaaaatatgatttttttgaaaaaaaaacagaaaaaaaatgttttcatgtaaatcgaaaaaattttaacattttttaaataatttattaattttaaataattaactaaaaaataattaataattaaattaattattatttaatttaattgaattacctaatatatttttttaacttaagacttaaatttttattttttttaaattaatttaaatttttagataaattaatagataaattaaaaaaattaaataaatttaattaaaaaaaataaattattttttaaataacatttaatagaattattaaattaaaaaaaaatagaaatttaagtcctaagttaaaaaaatatattaggtaattaaatttatttaaatttttttatttaattcaaattttttaaataaattaaaaaaaaaatcaaaaaaattaaaattagtaaaaatattttaaatttaataaataattaattttttttttgtttttaaaaattttcttcaaatatttttttatttaattttttttttatctaatttatttttatttttttttatttaatttatttttatttttttttatttaatttttttttatttgatatttttttttgacttcaagGTTATTAAACTCACTCCATGACATCGTAGTACGACGATTGAAAGGCATTCATGTCTGTAATCACTATCTGAATTATCTTTATCGCAACTGATATGCCAAACGCGAcgacaaacaaaattatttggtaatttttcacCGAAATTTTGCTCATTTGAAACATCATTCCTTCGCGAACTCGTTTCTTCAAGTGATAatgcgtgaaaaaaaaacttttttatcattCCAAGTCGCGTCGTTTCCCAGCTGttacaatattattttaatgcaaaagtaAACTAGAAGACAAATAAACGGAAAAACTGCACAATTTCCGTCGAATCGAATGTGCATCTATCAGTTGATAATCTAGCGTGACGCCAAACTGACACGTTACAATGCGACTGAAACGAACGGTAATAATTGACGTTTTGTACGTGATTGCCGGCTACGTCATCGGAAGAGTTTTTATGTGGGGATTATTGAAATTCCTGCCGTATCATTGGGATGGCACTGTCGAACTGGATTACGTTCATCCATTAGTGATGGATGGCTTGGATGATTATTCACGAGCATATGACATCAAGAAACGCGTTCGGATTCTGTGCTGGGCCATTGTCGATGATGCTGACGATATGCGAGAAAATTTCCGACATGCGGCCGTTACTTGGGCACAAAAGTGCACGGAAACCATTTATTTGAGTGTTGGTAAGGAAATTGAAGtgcattgaaatatttttattttattttattttatttttagatgacCTCGATTCGCATCCAGAAATTGGAGGAaatgaagataaaattttaaaaggattgCATTTGCTCAGTGCAAGGAAGGATTTGCGACAATTTGattggattttaa is part of the Culicoides brevitarsis isolate CSIRO-B50_1 chromosome 3, AGI_CSIRO_Cbre_v1, whole genome shotgun sequence genome and harbors:
- the LOC134833943 gene encoding glycoprotein-N-acetylgalactosamine 3-beta-galactosyltransferase 1-like, which codes for MMFQMSKISVKNYQIILFVVAFGISVAIKIIQIVITDMNAFQSSYYDVMDYSSIKLQSNVLLDTRAADYATKEVKVLCWIETYPKNFREKAIHIQRTWGKRCDKTIYVTTQVENDVVAGTVEDAEVLPLNITEGYEYLWTKTTHALRVIHDRYIDNFDWFFKADDDTFVIVENLRHFLLPHSPTKLLVFGCLLKNPNENVFYHSGGSGYVMSRAALRTLRIDGFTNPEICPPADELKPEDVALGICFRNLGVQMEDTRDDRGRLRFAVERPEFHLTTDQHESFWFYERSFQYVGLGFECCSHRPVTFHYVTPERMYLFDALLYRVFPYGVRYEENHLNKTDNLMKNK
- the LOC134833944 gene encoding glycoprotein-N-acetylgalactosamine 3-beta-galactosyltransferase 1-like — protein: MRLKRTVIIDVLYVIAGYVIGRVFMWGLLKFLPYHWDGTVELDYVHPLVMDGLDDYSRAYDIKKRVRILCWAIVDDADDMRENFRHAAVTWAQKCTETIYLSVDDLDSHPEIGGNEDKILKGLHLLSARKDLRQFDWILKFYANVYVVMENLRHSLLPFTATSAIPFVHATYAAKMSTTQKPILIFNVAAVDRLLGNYAPCQTTNYPFDMENCLAFNNVTSITFNNVSNYADNGRFKEVKHCCQHETLYFYNVKPYDLYVFEYFLYGARVVGNSPDFR
- the LOC134835460 gene encoding cytochrome P450 4C1-like yields the protein MEVTLIIFGIATAVLIAFFLPKFIKRRQFVNTVNRIPGPKSYPIIGTMWDFIGANREDIFDLKRKYSKQFDGIYRLWTVGFADIKLERPEYIEQLLKSPVNIAKSPYYEMELKKWLGNGLLTSFGQKWFSHRKLISSSLHMSVLEGFIEVFVEKSQIMVEKLAEFGDTGKVVDVFDHVLNCALDIICETSMGVHLSEDERIKYITAIQEILAVNTQRFLNPFLHNEWIFALTSYGARSRKALKTLHDFTDKVIEERMEMRKQISTDEADFEHVFGKKHRKAFLDLFLDEFNKGEFFTKTDVKNEVDAFMFAGHDTTAITTANALYFIGLYPEVQEKLYQEQLEVFGNFEELPTMKTLNELQYMDRVMKECIRLIPTVTQVSRRVSEEFEVAGYTIPVGATVSIGIYACSHDERYFPDPEKFDPDRFLPENKEKLHPFSFIPFSAGVRNCIGQKYAQLKEKMLLLMMIRNFKFTSVDSRENMKYAGDILSKPIYGVKLLLEKRH